A single Malaclemys terrapin pileata isolate rMalTer1 chromosome 3, rMalTer1.hap1, whole genome shotgun sequence DNA region contains:
- the LOC128834825 gene encoding uncharacterized protein LOC128834825, whose translation MSERGYRRDATQCRVKIKELRQGYQKTKEANGRSGSHPQTSRFYEALHSILGAAATTTPPLTVDSEDGILSTAGSSDMLADGEDEEGDEEGEAVGSAHNTDFPDSQDLFITLTEIPYEASPAVTPDTESGEGSATTSATVSQPSLASHSQRLAKIRHRKKRTREDMFSELMACSQAQAAQPTQWREKLTQMQQANMDREERWRQEDQQATQTLLGLLREQTDMLRRLVDVLQERRQEDRAPLQSISNRPPPPPSPIPTSPKVQRRRGGRVPANSHSTPAESSSSRRLSFPKT comes from the exons atgtcagagagaggatacagacgggatgcaacgcagtgccgcgtgaaaatcaaggagctgagacaaggctaccagaagaccaaagaggcaaacggacgctccggatcccatccccagacatcccgtttctacgaggcactgcattccatcctcggtgcggccgccaccactaccccaccactgaccgtggactctgaggatgggatattgtccacggccggttcctcggacatgttagcggacggggaagatgaggaaggagatgaggagggcgaggcagtcggcagcgctcacaacactgatttccccgacagccaggatctcttcatcacccttacagagatcccctacgaagcgtccccagccgttaccccggacacagaatctggggaaggatcagcca ccacatctgcgactgtctcacaacctagcctggcatcacactcccagaggctagcgaagattaggcataggaagaagaggacacgggaggacatgttctctgaacttatggcctgttcccaagcccaggcagcacagccgacccagtggcgggagaaattgacccaaatgcagcaagcaaacatggatcgggaggagaggtggcggcaggaagaccagcaggcgactcaaacgctgcttggactactgagggagcaaacagacatgctccggcgccttgtggatgttctgcaggaacggaggcaggaggacagagccccgctgcagtccatctctaaccgccctcccccgccaccaagtcccatacccacctcacccaaagtgcaaagaaggagaggcggcagagtccctgctaactctcactccacccctgcagagagctctagtagcagaaggctctcattccccaaaacttga